One genomic segment of Candidatus Woesearchaeota archaeon includes these proteins:
- a CDS encoding glycosyltransferase, with translation MSKDKRILLVCPSSPRTHAGGTVNMVMQIAKNLDKNFADISIMTTGKRPMKERFKNISLEEYPTIGSAINYFLSPSLIKSVHRKKADIIHCFGFNNLITLFLMMCKPRSSRLIVTPASAGSSSVFRKILLKLHTWIFKFFAGRIDAMIFLSKFEKELFLNKLGIRPRSESIIPIGVDIENINKTKINKKYEIVSVGRLVRNKGFFRLLKLFKKITEIDAKIRLKIIGRGKEGEKLKKRAKKLGISNKVNFIDKIPLDQRKRFFREIKESTAFVFLSRYESQGAVISEAVAAGLPVFIFSNSAQSEFIEKGWAIKLDEKESVDSMAQKICNALKRKRIYKNNITPPSIKDSVKLHRNLYISILH, from the coding sequence ATGTCCAAAGACAAAAGAATCCTGCTTGTATGTCCGAGTTCACCCAGAACACATGCAGGAGGAACTGTAAATATGGTGATGCAGATAGCAAAGAATTTGGATAAAAATTTTGCAGACATCAGTATAATGACTACTGGAAAGCGTCCTATGAAAGAGAGATTTAAAAATATCTCTTTGGAAGAATATCCAACCATAGGTTCAGCAATAAATTATTTTTTGTCTCCATCACTAATAAAATCTGTACACAGGAAAAAAGCAGATATAATACATTGCTTTGGTTTTAATAATCTGATTACTCTGTTTTTAATGATGTGTAAGCCTAGGTCAAGCAGACTGATAGTCACTCCCGCCAGTGCAGGCAGTTCATCAGTTTTTAGAAAAATTCTTCTAAAATTACATACATGGATTTTTAAATTCTTTGCCGGACGCATAGATGCCATGATTTTCCTTTCCAAATTTGAAAAGGAGCTATTCCTAAATAAATTGGGTATAAGGCCGAGATCAGAGTCTATTATTCCTATTGGCGTAGATATTGAAAACATAAATAAAACCAAGATCAATAAAAAATATGAAATTGTATCAGTCGGCCGGCTTGTAAGAAACAAAGGCTTTTTCCGGTTGTTGAAATTATTTAAAAAAATAACAGAGATAGACGCAAAAATTAGGCTAAAAATAATTGGCAGGGGAAAAGAGGGCGAAAAACTAAAGAAAAGGGCGAAAAAGCTGGGAATATCAAATAAGGTGAATTTCATCGATAAGATCCCTCTTGATCAGAGAAAAAGATTCTTCCGGGAGATAAAAGAGTCGACAGCATTTGTATTTCTAAGTAGATATGAAAGTCAGGGTGCAGTAATATCAGAGGCTGTGGCTGCTGGCCTTCCCGTCTTTATTTTCAGTAACTCTGCCCAGTCCGAGTTTATCGAAAAAGGCTGGGCAATAAAATTAGATGAAAAAGAGTCTGTCGATTCTATGGCCCAAAAAATTTGTAATGCGCTTAAAAGAAAAAGAATATACAAAAATAATATAACTCCTCCAAGCATAAAAGATTCTGTTAAACTTCACAGGAATCTATATATAAGTATATTGCATTAA
- a CDS encoding radical SAM protein — MTLNNSSLNNNLYKKYLNNRYMVCDLLLISPFSRAHNRRPPLSLLSLATFLNSKGINTEIIDEKITSYLPPTQKQHNLLIKRAIMKTESYSPIALGFTCFSHEVEEIIKLAEVFKKKFPQIRIIVGGVHATVKPLDFIYRGSPVDFAVRGEGEMTLYELVSFLKTGRSNFSYIDGLVYLQSKAYFTKPRKLIENLDDIPIIDYSKIDMDFYTKPNIYAIRWILLSNMFIFTSRGCPSQCKFCANKNLWKTTSSKCLVRFRSIQSVIREIKILRNKYNIDSIYIYDDNFIIKKERVIEFCDEMINQKIGILWGCSARVNLITEGLLIKMKKAGCIQIDFGVESGSEKSLQIVKKNINLSQVRKAFRLCRKHNIRALANFMFNFPDEDKEDVKKTIHLVKQIRPDVSNFAILTPFPGTDIYEERSIDFKKKDYTILMDSIDLVRDKRMRFAKHDIDLAKLVADCTRRFNSIFYVFNLSILAKYFLHLAKSRRKKEYFIYGLTTINYYLTNRIPRLLKGKLSPTEKN; from the coding sequence AAACAGCAAGGGCATCAATACAGAAATAATAGATGAAAAAATAACTTCTTACCTGCCACCGACTCAGAAACAGCATAATCTCCTTATAAAAAGGGCCATAATGAAGACTGAATCCTATAGTCCTATTGCACTCGGATTTACTTGCTTTTCTCATGAAGTTGAAGAAATAATAAAGCTGGCTGAAGTATTCAAAAAAAAATTTCCGCAGATAAGGATTATTGTAGGTGGTGTTCATGCTACAGTAAAACCTCTAGATTTTATCTATCGCGGTAGCCCTGTTGATTTTGCTGTGAGAGGCGAGGGAGAAATGACACTTTATGAACTTGTGTCATTTCTAAAAACTGGCAGATCCAATTTTTCATATATAGATGGTCTTGTGTATTTACAGAGTAAAGCTTATTTTACAAAACCGAGAAAACTGATAGAAAATCTTGATGATATACCTATTATTGATTACAGTAAAATAGATATGGATTTCTATACCAAACCGAATATATATGCAATCAGATGGATTTTGTTATCAAATATGTTTATTTTCACCAGTAGAGGATGCCCATCCCAATGCAAATTCTGCGCAAATAAGAATCTATGGAAGACAACGAGTTCAAAATGCCTGGTCAGATTCAGAAGTATACAAAGCGTGATTAGGGAGATAAAGATATTAAGAAATAAATATAATATTGATTCTATTTATATCTATGATGATAATTTTATAATTAAAAAGGAAAGGGTTATTGAGTTTTGTGATGAAATGATAAACCAAAAAATTGGTATTTTGTGGGGGTGCAGCGCGAGGGTAAATCTTATTACTGAAGGACTTTTAATTAAGATGAAGAAGGCGGGCTGTATACAAATTGATTTTGGTGTAGAATCGGGCTCTGAGAAAAGCCTTCAAATTGTGAAAAAAAATATCAATTTATCCCAGGTCAGAAAAGCATTTAGATTATGCAGAAAGCATAATATAAGAGCACTGGCAAATTTTATGTTTAATTTTCCGGATGAAGATAAAGAGGATGTTAAGAAGACTATTCATCTAGTAAAACAGATAAGGCCTGATGTGAGCAATTTTGCAATACTCACACCATTTCCAGGGACAGATATATATGAAGAAAGGTCTATTGATTTTAAGAAGAAAGATTATACTATACTCATGGATTCGATTGATCTTGTAAGAGACAAACGCATGAGATTTGCTAAGCATGATATTGATTTAGCAAAGCTTGTAGCAGATTGCACCCGCAGATTTAATTCTATTTTCTATGTATTTAACTTATCAATCTTAGCCAAGTATTTTTTACATTTAGCCAAGAGCAGAAGAAAAAAGGAATACTTTATCTATGGCCTAACTACAATAAATTATTATTTAACCAATAGAATTCCGAGATTATTGAAAGGAAAACTGTCGCCCACAGAGAAAAACTGA